GACTGCTTTGTTTTCAACCGCTTTTTCAATGGCTTGATAAGTTTTTTCAGCAGCTTTATAACCAGCGAAGGTTGCAATACCTGTAGCGACAGCCTTGCCTAATACGATTGCCCCAGCTACGAATGGAATTACACCCCCATTGATTTCTTGCAGTTGATCGAAGTTCAGCTCTTGATCGAGCAGTTCAGCGTTGTTGTAGTCCGTGTTGAAAGAAGTCATTGTTTTGAAGGAGTTCAGTGTGTAAGTTGTGTTGGGGGAGTTGCCCCCTCGACTCCTTCAAGATCACAGCCTTTCTGGTGAACCCCACTACATAGTTTTGGTGCAGACCCCAAGATGTTCTGGTGAGCTTCTGGTGAATGAATCCGATTCTATTTAGATTAACGAATTTGGTACATCACAATCATAAAAAAGCCCCTGAGATTTCAGGTTTTTTAATATGAGTCAATTAAATAAATTTAGCGTGCGGCCCGAACTCCCTTCAGGCTCCTCTTCGCTGAGCTGACTGAACTTATCAGCAGTGAATTCGTGGCCGTGCTCTTTTGCGATAGTCACAACATCTTCAAGTGACTTTGCTGTCTTTAGTTTGCCTTGACGTTTGGAATCACCTTTCACTTTTTCCATCAAGGCCTTGAGCTGTTCTAGGGACATCACATAGCCTTAATCATGCATACAGTGGCAACTTTGACTCCCTGTCACCAGAGAAAACATATCTTTCTCAATATTTTAGAAATTCATCTCTATATCGCCAACGATATAGAGATGAATCGCAAACAATATCTACTTAACATGTATGATCTGTCATCATGCATGTTGTACAAATACGGCCTGTCCAGGTGCAACCGCAGCCACCGCCAGTCAGATAACCTCCAG
Above is a window of Synechococcus sp. BIOS-U3-1 DNA encoding:
- a CDS encoding class IIb bacteriocin, lactobin A/cerein 7B family, which translates into the protein MTSFNTDYNNAELLDQELNFDQLQEINGGVIPFVAGAIVLGKAVATGIATFAGYKAAEKTYQAIEKAVENKAVA
- a CDS encoding Nif11-like leader peptide family natural product precursor — protein: MSLEQLKALMEKVKGDSKRQGKLKTAKSLEDVVTIAKEHGHEFTADKFSQLSEEEPEGSSGRTLNLFN